One window of Camelina sativa cultivar DH55 chromosome 4, Cs, whole genome shotgun sequence genomic DNA carries:
- the LOC104782069 gene encoding polyadenylation and cleavage factor homolog 4 isoform X1 — MDNSRRPFDRSRDPGPMKKPRLSEEPIRPVNSNVRQFSSQRTLGTAAAAVTVPQPATSRFRVSGRETESNIVSDPSREAYQPQPVHPHYELVNQYKSALAELTFNSKPIITNLTIIAGENVHAAKAVVSTICNNILEVPSDQKLPTLYLLDSIVKNIGRDYIKYFGARLPEVFVKAYRQVDPPMHSNMRHLFGTWKGVFHPQTLQIIEKELGFNAKSDGSAAVVSTARGDPQSQRPPHSIHVNPKYLERQRLQQSGRTKGMVTDVPEIEPNLTRDSDRLERVSSIASGGSWIGSAKVNTIRRPSEPLYEKDIESIAGEYDYASDLSHNSRSVIKKVGSRVTDDGCEKQWYGAMSRGPDLISDQRDGLHTKSRTSNYGMARLENLETSGPSRNIGVPYDSWKNSEEEEFMWDMHSRLSETDVATINPKNELHAPDESERLGSETHLIKRPRFSALDPRFDPVNSTNTYSNEQKDPSIFGHWTSSPQSLHDSEVFSSINATSTAARKGIQPQPRIVGSGILPSPDRQSPLHDSTSKQNVTKQDVRRAHSLPQRDPRASRFPAKSQNVPRDDSVRLPSLSSQFKNANMRELPDASQVGIFDSKSATENAPDLSIASEATGQSNMSDLLEAVMKSGILSINSTCGALKKSSQNEISPGVLAALSAASKPKTLPIPVAGDNLLARLKVEQSSAPLVSCAASLTDITSVQTSEENSKAKENSKAADPLSCLLSSLVSKGLISASKKELPSPPSITQDYSPDHSTNSSLSVSVVPSDAQPSVSVKKGPSTASKVKELVAPSETTKTEPKDLLGLKFRAYKIREVHPLVISSLFDDLPHLCTSCGIRLKEKEELDRHLELHEKKKLELSGTNSKCRVWFPKVDDWIAAKSGELEPEYEEILSEPESAIEDTPAVAADETQCACILCGEVFEDYFSQETAQWMFKGASYLTDSPANSEASGPIVHARCLTTSSLQSLGVGNAIKQEIVE; from the exons atggaTAATTCGCGTAGGCCGTTTGATAGATCTAGAGATCCAGGTCCGATGAAGAAACCCAGGCTCAGCGAGGAACCAATCCGACCTGTAAATTCCAACGTGCGGCAGTTTTCGTCTCAGAGAACGCTTGGTACGGCTGCGGCGGCGGTGACAGTACCACAACCGGCGACGTCGAGATTTCGAGTTAGTGGCAGAGAAACTGAGAGTAATATTGTCAGTGATCCGAGCCGAGAGGCTTACCAGCCACAGCCGGTTCATCCACATTACGAGCTTGTGAACCAGTACAAGTCGGCATTGGCCGAGCTCACTTTCAACTCGAAGCCAATAATAACAAACCTTACGATAATCGCTGGAGAGAATGTTCACGCTGCTAAAGCCGTCGTTTCCACTATTTGCAACAACATCCTCGAG GTACCAAGTGATCAGAAGCTGCCAACACTGTACCTGTTAGACAGCATTGTGAAGAACATCGGAAGAGATTACATTAAGTACTTTGGTGCCAGGCTGCCTGAG GTATTTGTTAAGGCTTACAGGCAAGTTGACCCTCCTATGCATTCTAATATGCGGCATCTCTTTGGAACCTGGAAAGGAGTCTTTCATCCGCAAACACTTCAAATTATAGAGAAAGAACTTGGTTTTAATGCTAAAAGTGATGGTTCAGCAGCTGTTGTATCCACAGCCAGAGGTGATCCGCAATCTCAGCGCCCGCCACATAGCATCCATGTGAATCCCAAGTATCTAGAAAGGCAGCGCCTTCAACAGTCTGGACGG ACAAAAGGAATGGTTACTGATGTCCCTGAGATCGAACCCAATTTGACTAGGGATTCAGATAGACTGGAGAGAGTTTCAAGCATAGCATCTGGAGGCTCGTGGATAGGTTCAGCTAAAGTAAAT ACCATTCGGCGACCTAGTGAACCCCTCTACGAGAAAGATATTGAGTCAATAGCAGGGGAATATGATTACGCTTCTGATCTATCCCATAACTCTAGATCGGTGATTAAGAAAGTCGGTTCAAGGGTTACTGATGACGGATGTGAGAAACAATGGTACGGAGCTATGAGCAGGGGTCCTGATCTGATTTCTGACCAAAGGGATGGGTTACATACTAAAAGCAGAACTTCCAACTATGGTATGGCTAGActagaaaatttggaaacaagTGGTCCCAGCAGAAATATAGGTGTACCTTATGATAGTTGGAAAAACTCGGAGGAAGAAGAGTTTATGTGGGATATGCACTCAAGGTTATCAGAAACTGATGTTGCCACTATCAACCCAAAGAATGAGCTTCATGCACCAGATGAATCAGAGAGACTG GGATCGGAAACCCACCTTATTAAACGACCAAGGTTTTCAGCTCTGGACCCAAGGTTCGATCCAGTGAATTCAACAAATACATATTCCAACGAACAAAAAGATCCAAGTATTTTTGGCCACTGGACGTCTTCTCCACAATCTTTGCATGATTCAGAAGTC TTTTCTTCTATCAATGCAACCTCTACTGCAGCTAGAAAGGGAATTCAGCCTCAACCTAGGATTGTCGGCTCTGGAATTTTGCCAAGCCCAGATAGACAGTCGCCTTTACATGATTCAACTTCTAAACAGAATGTGACCAAGCAAGATGTTAGAAGAGCTCATTCCCTTCCTCAACGTGATCCAAGGGCTTCCCGGTTTCCAGCAAAATCTCAGAATGTCCCCAGGGATGACTCTGTACGGCTCCCATCTTTAAGTAGTCAGTTTAAAAACGCAAATATGCGTGAACTACCTGATGCATCTCAAGTGGGAATATTTGACTCTAAGTCAGCAACTGAAAATGCGCCAGACCTTTCTATTGCCTCTGAAGCTACAGGACAATCCAACATGAGTGATTTGCTGGAAGCTGTCATGAAGAGTGGAATCCTTTCTATTAATTCAACTTGTGGTGCGCTCAAGAAGAGTTCTCAGAATGAGATTAGCCCAGGGGTACTAGCCGCCCTCTCAGCAGCCTCTAAGCCAAAGACTTTGCCAATTCCAGTTGCTGGTGACAATTTATTGGCTCGTTTAAAAGTTGAACAATCCTCTGCACCACTTGTCTCATGTGCAGCGTCTCTTACTGACATCACATCGGTACAAACGTCAGAAGAGAATAGTAAGGCCAAAGAGAATAGTAAGGCCGCAGATCCTCTTTCATGCCTCTTGAGCTCATTAGTTTCAAAGGGTTTGATATCTGCTTCAAAGAAAGAGCTGCCATCGCCTCCTTCCATAACGCAGGACTATAGTCCTGATCATTCCACCAATAGCTCTTTGTCTGTATCTGTGGTCCCATCAGATGCTCAGCCATCCGTTTCGGTGAAAAAGGGGCCATCTACTGCCTCAAAGGTAAAAGAGTTAGTTGCACCgtctgaaacaacaaaaactgaaCCCAAAGACCTCTTAGGATTGAAGTTTAGGGCATACAAAATCCGCGAAGTTCACCCCTTGGTCATTAGTAGTCTCTTTGATGACCTTCCACATCTCTGCACCTCCTGCGGCATTCGCcttaaagaaaaggaagaactTGATAGGCACCTGGAGCTGCATGAAAAGAAGAAGCTCGAGCTCAGTGGCACAAACAGTAAATGTAGGGTTTGGTTTCCAAAGGTTGATGACTGGATAGCAGCAAAATCTGGAGAGTTAGAACCTGAATATGAGGAAATTCTAAGTGAACCTGAGAGTGCTATTGAGGATACTCCAGCCGTAGCTGCTGATGAGACCCAATGCGCATGTATATTATGTGGAGAAGTGTTTGAGGATTATTTCAGTCAAGAAACGGCTCAATGGATGTTCAAGGGAGCTTCTTACCTGACCGATTCTCCAGCCAACAGTGAGGCCAGTGGTCCTATCGTCCATGCGCGTTGTTTGACCACGAGTTCATTGCAGAGCTTGGGAGTTGGAAATGCAATCAAGCAG GAAATTGTCGAGTAG
- the LOC104782069 gene encoding polyadenylation and cleavage factor homolog 4 isoform X2 produces MDNSRRPFDRSRDPGPMKKPRLSEEPIRPVNSNVRQFSSQRTLGTAAAAVTVPQPATSRFRVSGRETESNIVSDPSREAYQPQPVHPHYELVNQYKSALAELTFNSKPIITNLTIIAGENVHAAKAVVSTICNNILEVPSDQKLPTLYLLDSIVKNIGRDYIKYFGARLPEVFVKAYRQVDPPMHSNMRHLFGTWKGVFHPQTLQIIEKELGFNAKSDGSAAVVSTARGDPQSQRPPHSIHVNPKYLERQRLQQSGRTKGMVTDVPEIEPNLTRDSDRLERVSSIASGGSWIGSAKVNTIRRPSEPLYEKDIESIAGEYDYASDLSHNSRSVIKKVGSRVTDDGCEKQWYGAMSRGPDLISDQRDGLHTKSRTSNYGMARLENLETSGPSRNIGVPYDSWKNSEEEEFMWDMHSRLSETDVATINPKNELHAPDESERLGSETHLIKRPRFSALDPRFDPVNSTNTYSNEQKDPSIFGHWTPSPQSLHDSEVFSSINATSTAARKGIQPQPRIVGSGILPSPDRQSPLHDSTSKQNVTKQDVRRAHSLPQRDPRASRFPAKSQNVPRDDSVRLPSLSSQFKNANMRELPDASQVGIFDSKSATENAPDLSIASEATGQSNMSDLLEAVMKSGILSINSTCGALKKSSQNEISPGVLAALSAASKPKTLPIPVAGDNLLARLKVEQSSAPLVSCAASLTDITSVQTSEENSKAKENSKAADPLSCLLSSLVSKGLISASKKELPSPPSITQDYSPDHSTNSSLSVSVVPSDAQPSVSVKKGPSTASKVKELVAPSETTKTEPKDLLGLKFRAYKIREVHPLVISSLFDDLPHLCTSCGIRLKEKEELDRHLELHEKKKLELSGTNSKCRVWFPKVDDWIAAKSGELEPEYEEILSEPESAIEDTPAVAADETQCACILCGEVFEDYFSQETAQWMFKGASYLTDSPANSEASGPIVHARCLTTSSLQSLGVGNAIKQEIVE; encoded by the exons atggaTAATTCGCGTAGGCCGTTTGATAGATCTAGAGATCCAGGTCCGATGAAGAAACCCAGGCTCAGCGAGGAACCAATCCGACCTGTAAATTCCAACGTGCGGCAGTTTTCGTCTCAGAGAACGCTTGGTACGGCTGCGGCGGCGGTGACAGTACCACAACCGGCGACGTCGAGATTTCGAGTTAGTGGCAGAGAAACTGAGAGTAATATTGTCAGTGATCCGAGCCGAGAGGCTTACCAGCCACAGCCGGTTCATCCACATTACGAGCTTGTGAACCAGTACAAGTCGGCATTGGCCGAGCTCACTTTCAACTCGAAGCCAATAATAACAAACCTTACGATAATCGCTGGAGAGAATGTTCACGCTGCTAAAGCCGTCGTTTCCACTATTTGCAACAACATCCTCGAG GTACCAAGTGATCAGAAGCTGCCAACACTGTACCTGTTAGACAGCATTGTGAAGAACATCGGAAGAGATTACATTAAGTACTTTGGTGCCAGGCTGCCTGAG GTATTTGTTAAGGCTTACAGGCAAGTTGACCCTCCTATGCATTCTAATATGCGGCATCTCTTTGGAACCTGGAAAGGAGTCTTTCATCCGCAAACACTTCAAATTATAGAGAAAGAACTTGGTTTTAATGCTAAAAGTGATGGTTCAGCAGCTGTTGTATCCACAGCCAGAGGTGATCCGCAATCTCAGCGCCCGCCACATAGCATCCATGTGAATCCCAAGTATCTAGAAAGGCAGCGCCTTCAACAGTCTGGACGG ACAAAAGGAATGGTTACTGATGTCCCTGAGATCGAACCCAATTTGACTAGGGATTCAGATAGACTGGAGAGAGTTTCAAGCATAGCATCTGGAGGCTCGTGGATAGGTTCAGCTAAAGTAAAT ACCATTCGGCGACCTAGTGAACCCCTCTACGAGAAAGATATTGAGTCAATAGCAGGGGAATATGATTACGCTTCTGATCTATCCCATAACTCTAGATCGGTGATTAAGAAAGTCGGTTCAAGGGTTACTGATGACGGATGTGAGAAACAATGGTACGGAGCTATGAGCAGGGGTCCTGATCTGATTTCTGACCAAAGGGATGGGTTACATACTAAAAGCAGAACTTCCAACTATGGTATGGCTAGActagaaaatttggaaacaagTGGTCCCAGCAGAAATATAGGTGTACCTTATGATAGTTGGAAAAACTCGGAGGAAGAAGAGTTTATGTGGGATATGCACTCAAGGTTATCAGAAACTGATGTTGCCACTATCAACCCAAAGAATGAGCTTCATGCACCAGATGAATCAGAGAGACTG GGATCGGAAACCCACCTTATTAAACGACCAAGGTTTTCAGCTCTGGACCCAAGGTTCGACCCAGTGAATTCAACAAATACATATTCCAACGAACAAAAAGATCCAAGTATTTTTGGCCACTGGACGCCTTCTCCACAATCTTTGCATGATTCAGAAGTTTTTTCTTCTATCAATGCAACCTCTACTGCAGCTAGAAAGGGAATTCAGCCTCAACCTAGGATTGTCGGCTCTGGAATTTTGCCAAGCCCAGATAGACAGTCGCCTTTACATGATTCAACTTCTAAACAGAATGTGACCAAGCAAGATGTTAGAAGAGCTCATTCCCTTCCTCAACGTGATCCAAGGGCTTCCCGGTTTCCAGCAAAATCTCAGAATGTCCCCAGGGATGACTCTGTACGGCTCCCATCTTTAAGTAGTCAGTTTAAAAACGCAAATATGCGTGAACTACCTGATGCATCTCAAGTGGGAATATTTGACTCTAAGTCAGCAACTGAAAATGCGCCAGACCTTTCTATTGCCTCTGAAGCTACAGGACAATCCAACATGAGTGATTTGCTGGAAGCTGTCATGAAGAGTGGAATCCTTTCTATTAATTCAACTTGTGGTGCGCTCAAGAAGAGTTCTCAGAATGAGATTAGCCCAGGGGTACTAGCCGCCCTCTCAGCAGCCTCTAAGCCAAAGACTTTGCCAATTCCAGTTGCTGGTGACAATTTATTGGCTCGTTTAAAAGTTGAACAATCCTCTGCACCACTTGTCTCATGTGCAGCGTCTCTTACTGACATCACATCGGTACAAACGTCAGAAGAGAATAGTAAGGCCAAAGAGAATAGTAAGGCCGCAGATCCTCTTTCATGCCTCTTGAGCTCATTAGTTTCAAAGGGTTTGATATCTGCTTCAAAGAAAGAGCTGCCATCGCCTCCTTCCATAACGCAGGACTATAGTCCTGATCATTCCACCAATAGCTCTTTGTCTGTATCTGTGGTCCCATCAGATGCTCAGCCATCCGTTTCGGTGAAAAAGGGGCCATCTACTGCCTCAAAGGTAAAAGAGTTAGTTGCACCgtctgaaacaacaaaaactgaaCCCAAAGACCTCTTAGGATTGAAGTTTAGGGCATACAAAATCCGCGAAGTTCACCCCTTGGTCATTAGTAGTCTCTTTGATGACCTTCCACATCTCTGCACCTCCTGCGGCATTCGCcttaaagaaaaggaagaactTGATAGGCACCTGGAGCTGCATGAAAAGAAGAAGCTCGAGCTCAGTGGCACAAACAGTAAATGTAGGGTTTGGTTTCCAAAGGTTGATGACTGGATAGCAGCAAAATCTGGAGAGTTAGAACCTGAATATGAGGAAATTCTAAGTGAACCTGAGAGTGCTATTGAGGATACTCCAGCCGTAGCTGCTGATGAGACCCAATGCGCATGTATATTATGTGGAGAAGTGTTTGAGGATTATTTCAGTCAAGAAACGGCTCAATGGATGTTCAAGGGAGCTTCTTACCTGACCGATTCTCCAGCCAACAGTGAGGCCAGTGGTCCTATCGTCCATGCGCGTTGTTTGACCACGAGTTCATTGCAGAGCTTGGGAGTTGGAAATGCAATCAAGCAG GAAATTGTCGAGTAG